The Anguilla anguilla isolate fAngAng1 chromosome 4, fAngAng1.pri, whole genome shotgun sequence genome has a window encoding:
- the ptprc gene encoding receptor-type tyrosine-protein phosphatase C isoform X15, which produces MLLDMAGRRPILMLCTILLVLIKCTDTQNASNGTQPTSGDNNNPPKDPNGPTPTSGDTNNPPKDNQSSPLASTTATLTPTPVTRSNSTGLENSDNSSYSNASTSHPASTTPSKPALRPSTTPASSATAPSPSPTGCGYKIKKIPFGFEILTGASGSYTIEYQDDQNRSTNVTFNGSSHKIMKLCYNYTAIKVLDGTSSCSLTGDNIFSYNDSGLLKIEFNSSIRKVCHNAIWNTSDVTFKVNNVSVKDSCRRIEQTEFCSNVTATITSAECQFSKTETIEIIPTLKDIQLKQSGTWPVDIIEAIQLQCIEVVNYTCNGTVRLQDLKPFQKYSCSGEVLYKNKTIPSPNTKELTIDTNCDVRIMLTGKTITNTSAHFKWNVHSSECPKLTGQEYKIQEYKNECEYVCAYNTTPTNENKYQSVENKSPECALTNLMPFTKYNFVLKLRCYGNDVKGSKLERAHMTEPGKPNGTMKVDRIEPTSSNSFKIQDCSFNGHRNGPLETYIANIINQPDRVQNKTTCEFEFKDLSYLTTYKFTVQFYNGEFLSSPSVPVSRSTGYNEKALIGFLAFLIVVMACALLFVLHKIYLLRKRDSHNFDEQTELIQINDDETLMNIEPITAELLLETYKRKIADEGRLFLAEFQSIPRVYSKCSIKEARKQCNQTKNRYVDILPYDFNRVQLSSVSGVAGSDYINASFIDGYKEAKKYIAAQGPKDETVVDFWRMIWEQQSSIIVMVTRCEEGNRNKCAQYWPSMDRETEIYEDFVVKINGEDCCPDYIIRHLTIMNKKEKSAEREVTHIQFTSWPDHGVPGEPHLLLKLRRRVNAFKNFFSGPIVVHCSAGVGRTGTYFSIDAMMEGLEAEGRVDIYGYVVKLRRQRCLMVQVEAQYILIHQALIEFNQFGETEISLSEFHSCLTALRQKDSPSDPTLLEAEFQRLPKYKNWRTFNTGTNEENKKKNRYSSIIPYDYNRVLVKLEEDNSQDSEQDEDEEYSSDEDDEDSTKYINASYIDGYWGQRSLIAAQGPLSDTITDFWKMIFQKKVKIIIMLSECMEGGKEFCSPYWGDEIKLFDDIEVHVTSCESTPACTIRSVEIRHTKRKESRKVYQYHYQKWAEQDLPENPLDLVDIIKNVKQKCGYGNRRPETTAPLVVHCNDGSSRTGIFCALWNILDSMETEKLVDVFQVAKALRKERPGMIPSFEHYQFLYDVVERAYPAQNGEVKPSPASGADSVEMVDEKTVTAATDSGQPEAHTANDVQLGGGGAEEKMEPAQAAKEDATEPSISTEKAPEESASNGPSGLVEI; this is translated from the exons ATGCTCCTGGACATGGCAGGGCGTAGACCTATCCTGATGCTCTGTACCATACTGCTGGTCTTGATCAAAT GTACAGATACACAAAATG CCTCAAATGGAACCCAACCTACATCCGGAGATAACAATAACCCACCCAAAG ACCCAAATGGACCCACACCTACATCCGGAGATACCAATAACCCACCCAAAG ACAATCAATCATCTCCACTTGCATCCACCACTGCAACTCTTACCCCCACACCAGTCACTCGCTCCAACAGTACAG GACTGGAAAACTCTGACAACTCCAGCTACTCAAATGCAAGCACCTCTCACCCTGCAAGCACCACGCCTTCCAAACCTGCACTCAGGCCATCTACCACACCTGCTAGTTCAGCTACAG CTCCTAGTCCATCACCCACTGGCTGTG gatacaaaattaaaaaaataccatttggatttgaaatcCTCACTGGTGCCAGTGGATCATATACAATAGAGTATCAGGATGATCAAAACAGGTCCACGAATGTGACGTTCAATGGTTCATCTCACAAAATAATGAAGCTTTGCTATAACTACACTGCCATAAAAGTACTTGATGGAACATCATCCTGCAGTCTCACAGGAGACAATATCTTTTCTTACAATGATTCTG GTCTCCTCAAGATAGAATTCAACTCTTCAATAAGGAAGGTGTGCCATAATGCAATTTGGAACACCAGTGACGTAACATTTAAAGTTAATAACGTGTCTGTGAAAGACAGCTGCCGTAGGATTGAACAAACCGAGTTTTGCTCCAATGTGACAGCCACAATAACCTCAGCTGAGTGTCAGTtcagcaaaacagaaacaattgaAATAATCCCAA CATTAAAGGATATTCAGCTCAAACAAAGCGGAACTTGGCCAGTAGACATAATAGAGGCAATCCAATTACAGTGCATAGAAGTTGTGAATTACACTTGTAATGGAACAG TACGACTTCAAGACCTAAAACCTTTTCAGAAGTACTCATGCAGTGGAGAGGTACTGTACAAAAACAAGACCATTCCGTCCCCAAACACAAAAGAGCTAACCATTGACACAAATTGCG ATGTACGCATAATGCTGACTGGAAAAACTATCACCAATACTTCTGcgcattttaaatggaatgtcCACAGCTCTGAATGCCCAAAACTGACAGGACAGGAATACAAAATACAGGAATACAAAAACGAATGTGAATATGTTTGTGCATATAACACAACACCAACGAATG AAAATAAGTATCAATCAGTCGAAAACAAATCGCCTGAATGTGCATTAACCAATCTAATGCCTTTCACGAAGTACAATTTCGTTTTGAAACTTCGATGCTATGGAAACGATGTTAAAGGAAGCAAACTCGAAAGGGCGCATATGACAGAACCTGGGA AACCAAATGGAACAATGAAGGTTGATAGAATAGAACCCACATCTTCGAACAGTTTCAAGATTCAAGACTGTTCATTTAATGGCCATCGCAATGGACCACTTGAAACATACATTGCGAATATAATAAACCAACCGGACCGGGTACAAAATAAAACGAcatgtgaatttgaatttaaggACCTCTCATATTTAACTACGTATAAATTCACG GTTCAATTTTACAATGGAGAGTTTTTGTCCAGCCCATCTGTGCCAGTATCCCGTTCAACTGGTT ACAATGAAAAAGCCCTGATTGGATTCCTGGCATTCCTCATTGTTGTCATGGCTTGCGCCCTTCTGTTTGTTCTACATAAAATCTATTTACTTCGGAAGAGAGACTCACA CAACTTTGATGAGCAGACAGAGCTGATCCAGATAA ATGACGATGAGACCCTGATGAACattgagccaatcacagcggaGCTCCTCCTGGAAACCTACAAGAGGAAGATTGCAGACGAAGGACGCCTTTTCCTGGCTGAATTCCAG AGCATTCCGAGAGTTTACAGCAAATGCTCAATCAAAGAAGCCAGAAAACAGTGCAATCAGACCAAGAACCGCTACGTTGACATCCTACCAT ATGATTTTAATCGGGTTCAACTGTCCTCAGTGAGTGGAGTAGCAGGTTCCGACTACATTAATGCAAGCTTCATAGAC GGTTACAAAGAGGCTAAGAAGTACATTGCAGCCCAAG GGCCCAAGGATGAGACGGTGGTTGATTTCTGGAGAATGATTTGGGAGCAACAGTCCTCTATAATAGTAATGGTGACCCGATGTGAGGAAGGAAACAGG AACAAATGCGCTCAGTACTGGCCATCCATGGATAGAGAGACTGAAATTTATGAAGACTTTGTTGTGAAGATCAATGGAGAAGACTGCTGCCCTGATTACATTATTCGGCATCTCACAATCATGAAt AAGAAGGAAaagagtgcagagagagaggtgaccCACATCCAGTTCACCAGCTGGCCTGACCACGGGGTCCCAGGAGAGCCCCACCTTCTGCTCAAACTGCGACGTCGAGTCAATGCTTTCAAGAACTTCTTCAGTGGACCAATTGTGGTGCATTGCAG TGCTGGAGTGGGCCGCACCGGCACGTACTTCAGCATCGACGCCATGATGGAGGGTCTAGAGGCAGAGGGCAGGGTGGACATTTACGGATACGTGGTCAAGCTCCGTCGCCAGCGGTGCCTCATGGTCCAAGTCGAG gCTCAGTACATCTTGATCCACCAGGCGCTCATTGAGTTTAACCAGTTTGGGGAGACGGAGATCTCCCTCTCAGAGTTCCACTCCTGTCTCACCGCCCTACGACAGAAGGACAGTCCGTCTGACCCCACCCTTCTGGAGGCAGAGTTCCAG AGGCTACCAAAGTACAAAAACTGGAGGACATTCAATACAGGAACCAATGaagaaaacaagaagaaaaatcGTTATTCTTCTATTATTCCAT ATGATTACAACCGGGTGTTGGTAAAACTTGAGGAGGACAACAGTCAAGACAGTGAACAGGATGAGGATGAAGAATATTCCTCcgatgaggatgatgaagatTCCACAAAGTACATCAATGCTTCCTACATTGAT GGCTACTGGGGTCAGAGAAGTCTGATTGCTGCTCAGGGACCACTTTCAGATACCATCACAGACTTCTGGAAAATGATATTCCAGAAGAAAGTCAAGATCATAATCATGCTCTCTGAGTGCATGGAGGGAGGAAAG GAGTTCTGCTCACCATACTGGGGAGACGAGATTAAGCTGTTTGATGACATCGAGGTGCATGTCACAAGCTGTGAAAGTACTCCAGCATGCACCATCCGCTCTGTTGAGATACGCCACACCAAG AGGAAAGAGAGTCGCAAAGTGTACCAGTACCACTACCAGAAATGGGCTGAGCAGGACCTCCCGGAGAACCCCCTGGACCTGGTGgacataataaaaaatgtcaagcAGAAATGTGGCTATGGCAATAGAAGGCCTGAGACGACTGCGCCACTTGTAGTACACTGCAA TGACGGGTCGTCGCGGACGGGCATCTTCTGCGCGCTGTGGAACATTCTGGATAGTATGGAAACAGAGAAACTGGTCGACGTGTTCCAGGTGGCCAAGGCTCTGCGCAAGGAGAGGCCGGGGATGATCCCCAGCTTT GAGCATTACCAGTTCCTGTATGATGTGGTGGAGAGGGCGTACCCCGCTCAGAATGGGGAAGTGAAGCCGAGCCCTGCCTCGGGAGCCGACTCTGTAGAGATGGTGGACGAGAAGACGGTCACTGCGGCGACAGACAGCGGGCAGCCCGAGGCCCACACTGCCAACGACGTCCAGCTGGGGGGCGGAGGTGCAGAGGAGAAGATGGAGCCCGCCCAAGCTGCCAAAGAGGACGCCACAGAACCCAGCATCTCCACTGAGAAAGCGCCCGAGGAGAGCGCCTCGAACGGTCCCTCGGGTTTAGTTGAGATCTGA
- the ptprc gene encoding receptor-type tyrosine-protein phosphatase C isoform X22 gives MLLDMAGRRPILMLCTILLVLIKCTDTQNASNGTQPTSGDNNNPPKDPNGPTPTSGDTNNPPKDPNGPTPPSGDTNNPPKAPSPSPTGCGYKIKKIPFGFEILTGASGSYTIEYQDDQNRSTNVTFNGSSHKIMKLCYNYTAIKVLDGTSSCSLTGDNIFSYNDSGLLKIEFNSSIRKVCHNAIWNTSDVTFKVNNVSVKDSCRRIEQTEFCSNVTATITSAECQFSKTETIEIIPTLKDIQLKQSGTWPVDIIEAIQLQCIEVVNYTCNGTVRLQDLKPFQKYSCSGEVLYKNKTIPSPNTKELTIDTNCDVRIMLTGKTITNTSAHFKWNVHSSECPKLTGQEYKIQEYKNECEYVCAYNTTPTNENKYQSVENKSPECALTNLMPFTKYNFVLKLRCYGNDVKGSKLERAHMTEPGKPNGTMKVDRIEPTSSNSFKIQDCSFNGHRNGPLETYIANIINQPDRVQNKTTCEFEFKDLSYLTTYKFTVQFYNGEFLSSPSVPVSRSTGYNEKALIGFLAFLIVVMACALLFVLHKIYLLRKRDSHNFDEQTELIQINDDETLMNIEPITAELLLETYKRKIADEGRLFLAEFQSIPRVYSKCSIKEARKQCNQTKNRYVDILPYDFNRVQLSSVSGVAGSDYINASFIDGYKEAKKYIAAQGPKDETVVDFWRMIWEQQSSIIVMVTRCEEGNRNKCAQYWPSMDRETEIYEDFVVKINGEDCCPDYIIRHLTIMNKKEKSAEREVTHIQFTSWPDHGVPGEPHLLLKLRRRVNAFKNFFSGPIVVHCSAGVGRTGTYFSIDAMMEGLEAEGRVDIYGYVVKLRRQRCLMVQVEAQYILIHQALIEFNQFGETEISLSEFHSCLTALRQKDSPSDPTLLEAEFQRLPKYKNWRTFNTGTNEENKKKNRYSSIIPYDYNRVLVKLEEDNSQDSEQDEDEEYSSDEDDEDSTKYINASYIDGYWGQRSLIAAQGPLSDTITDFWKMIFQKKVKIIIMLSECMEGGKEFCSPYWGDEIKLFDDIEVHVTSCESTPACTIRSVEIRHTKRKESRKVYQYHYQKWAEQDLPENPLDLVDIIKNVKQKCGYGNRRPETTAPLVVHCNDGSSRTGIFCALWNILDSMETEKLVDVFQVAKALRKERPGMIPSFEHYQFLYDVVERAYPAQNGEVKPSPASGADSVEMVDEKTVTAATDSGQPEAHTANDVQLGGGGAEEKMEPAQAAKEDATEPSISTEKAPEESASNGPSGLVEI, from the exons ATGCTCCTGGACATGGCAGGGCGTAGACCTATCCTGATGCTCTGTACCATACTGCTGGTCTTGATCAAAT GTACAGATACACAAAATG CCTCAAATGGAACCCAACCTACATCCGGAGATAACAATAACCCACCCAAAG ACCCAAATGGACCCACACCTACATCCGGAGATACCAATAACCCACCCAAAG ACCCAAATGGACCCACACCTCCATCCGGAGATACCAATAACCCACCCAAAG CTCCTAGTCCATCACCCACTGGCTGTG gatacaaaattaaaaaaataccatttggatttgaaatcCTCACTGGTGCCAGTGGATCATATACAATAGAGTATCAGGATGATCAAAACAGGTCCACGAATGTGACGTTCAATGGTTCATCTCACAAAATAATGAAGCTTTGCTATAACTACACTGCCATAAAAGTACTTGATGGAACATCATCCTGCAGTCTCACAGGAGACAATATCTTTTCTTACAATGATTCTG GTCTCCTCAAGATAGAATTCAACTCTTCAATAAGGAAGGTGTGCCATAATGCAATTTGGAACACCAGTGACGTAACATTTAAAGTTAATAACGTGTCTGTGAAAGACAGCTGCCGTAGGATTGAACAAACCGAGTTTTGCTCCAATGTGACAGCCACAATAACCTCAGCTGAGTGTCAGTtcagcaaaacagaaacaattgaAATAATCCCAA CATTAAAGGATATTCAGCTCAAACAAAGCGGAACTTGGCCAGTAGACATAATAGAGGCAATCCAATTACAGTGCATAGAAGTTGTGAATTACACTTGTAATGGAACAG TACGACTTCAAGACCTAAAACCTTTTCAGAAGTACTCATGCAGTGGAGAGGTACTGTACAAAAACAAGACCATTCCGTCCCCAAACACAAAAGAGCTAACCATTGACACAAATTGCG ATGTACGCATAATGCTGACTGGAAAAACTATCACCAATACTTCTGcgcattttaaatggaatgtcCACAGCTCTGAATGCCCAAAACTGACAGGACAGGAATACAAAATACAGGAATACAAAAACGAATGTGAATATGTTTGTGCATATAACACAACACCAACGAATG AAAATAAGTATCAATCAGTCGAAAACAAATCGCCTGAATGTGCATTAACCAATCTAATGCCTTTCACGAAGTACAATTTCGTTTTGAAACTTCGATGCTATGGAAACGATGTTAAAGGAAGCAAACTCGAAAGGGCGCATATGACAGAACCTGGGA AACCAAATGGAACAATGAAGGTTGATAGAATAGAACCCACATCTTCGAACAGTTTCAAGATTCAAGACTGTTCATTTAATGGCCATCGCAATGGACCACTTGAAACATACATTGCGAATATAATAAACCAACCGGACCGGGTACAAAATAAAACGAcatgtgaatttgaatttaaggACCTCTCATATTTAACTACGTATAAATTCACG GTTCAATTTTACAATGGAGAGTTTTTGTCCAGCCCATCTGTGCCAGTATCCCGTTCAACTGGTT ACAATGAAAAAGCCCTGATTGGATTCCTGGCATTCCTCATTGTTGTCATGGCTTGCGCCCTTCTGTTTGTTCTACATAAAATCTATTTACTTCGGAAGAGAGACTCACA CAACTTTGATGAGCAGACAGAGCTGATCCAGATAA ATGACGATGAGACCCTGATGAACattgagccaatcacagcggaGCTCCTCCTGGAAACCTACAAGAGGAAGATTGCAGACGAAGGACGCCTTTTCCTGGCTGAATTCCAG AGCATTCCGAGAGTTTACAGCAAATGCTCAATCAAAGAAGCCAGAAAACAGTGCAATCAGACCAAGAACCGCTACGTTGACATCCTACCAT ATGATTTTAATCGGGTTCAACTGTCCTCAGTGAGTGGAGTAGCAGGTTCCGACTACATTAATGCAAGCTTCATAGAC GGTTACAAAGAGGCTAAGAAGTACATTGCAGCCCAAG GGCCCAAGGATGAGACGGTGGTTGATTTCTGGAGAATGATTTGGGAGCAACAGTCCTCTATAATAGTAATGGTGACCCGATGTGAGGAAGGAAACAGG AACAAATGCGCTCAGTACTGGCCATCCATGGATAGAGAGACTGAAATTTATGAAGACTTTGTTGTGAAGATCAATGGAGAAGACTGCTGCCCTGATTACATTATTCGGCATCTCACAATCATGAAt AAGAAGGAAaagagtgcagagagagaggtgaccCACATCCAGTTCACCAGCTGGCCTGACCACGGGGTCCCAGGAGAGCCCCACCTTCTGCTCAAACTGCGACGTCGAGTCAATGCTTTCAAGAACTTCTTCAGTGGACCAATTGTGGTGCATTGCAG TGCTGGAGTGGGCCGCACCGGCACGTACTTCAGCATCGACGCCATGATGGAGGGTCTAGAGGCAGAGGGCAGGGTGGACATTTACGGATACGTGGTCAAGCTCCGTCGCCAGCGGTGCCTCATGGTCCAAGTCGAG gCTCAGTACATCTTGATCCACCAGGCGCTCATTGAGTTTAACCAGTTTGGGGAGACGGAGATCTCCCTCTCAGAGTTCCACTCCTGTCTCACCGCCCTACGACAGAAGGACAGTCCGTCTGACCCCACCCTTCTGGAGGCAGAGTTCCAG AGGCTACCAAAGTACAAAAACTGGAGGACATTCAATACAGGAACCAATGaagaaaacaagaagaaaaatcGTTATTCTTCTATTATTCCAT ATGATTACAACCGGGTGTTGGTAAAACTTGAGGAGGACAACAGTCAAGACAGTGAACAGGATGAGGATGAAGAATATTCCTCcgatgaggatgatgaagatTCCACAAAGTACATCAATGCTTCCTACATTGAT GGCTACTGGGGTCAGAGAAGTCTGATTGCTGCTCAGGGACCACTTTCAGATACCATCACAGACTTCTGGAAAATGATATTCCAGAAGAAAGTCAAGATCATAATCATGCTCTCTGAGTGCATGGAGGGAGGAAAG GAGTTCTGCTCACCATACTGGGGAGACGAGATTAAGCTGTTTGATGACATCGAGGTGCATGTCACAAGCTGTGAAAGTACTCCAGCATGCACCATCCGCTCTGTTGAGATACGCCACACCAAG AGGAAAGAGAGTCGCAAAGTGTACCAGTACCACTACCAGAAATGGGCTGAGCAGGACCTCCCGGAGAACCCCCTGGACCTGGTGgacataataaaaaatgtcaagcAGAAATGTGGCTATGGCAATAGAAGGCCTGAGACGACTGCGCCACTTGTAGTACACTGCAA TGACGGGTCGTCGCGGACGGGCATCTTCTGCGCGCTGTGGAACATTCTGGATAGTATGGAAACAGAGAAACTGGTCGACGTGTTCCAGGTGGCCAAGGCTCTGCGCAAGGAGAGGCCGGGGATGATCCCCAGCTTT GAGCATTACCAGTTCCTGTATGATGTGGTGGAGAGGGCGTACCCCGCTCAGAATGGGGAAGTGAAGCCGAGCCCTGCCTCGGGAGCCGACTCTGTAGAGATGGTGGACGAGAAGACGGTCACTGCGGCGACAGACAGCGGGCAGCCCGAGGCCCACACTGCCAACGACGTCCAGCTGGGGGGCGGAGGTGCAGAGGAGAAGATGGAGCCCGCCCAAGCTGCCAAAGAGGACGCCACAGAACCCAGCATCTCCACTGAGAAAGCGCCCGAGGAGAGCGCCTCGAACGGTCCCTCGGGTTTAGTTGAGATCTGA